One window of Candidatus Binataceae bacterium genomic DNA carries:
- a CDS encoding nuclear transport factor 2 family protein has translation MKQSGITIGAALIASMFALGLGASANAASNAKDEAAIKSDEQKIMDASNADEVMKYYDGKNIVFFDFVPPAEYKGAKAVHADLDNFFNNASDVKGEFLDIGVVTDGKMGVAYSVQHFTWKGKDGKAQEGNFRVTDVYRKEGGVWKVIHSHVSVPVDPATGKPDMAAKVS, from the coding sequence ATGAAGCAGTCTGGAATAACGATCGGCGCGGCCCTCATCGCGAGCATGTTCGCGCTCGGCCTCGGAGCCTCGGCAAACGCCGCGAGTAACGCCAAAGACGAGGCGGCGATCAAGAGCGACGAACAGAAAATCATGGACGCCAGCAACGCTGACGAAGTCATGAAATACTACGACGGGAAGAACATCGTCTTCTTCGACTTCGTTCCCCCCGCGGAGTACAAGGGCGCCAAGGCGGTGCACGCCGACCTCGACAACTTCTTCAATAACGCCAGCGACGTCAAAGGCGAATTTCTCGACATCGGGGTTGTGACCGACGGCAAAATGGGCGTGGCGTATAGCGTTCAGCACTTCACCTGGAAGGGCAAGGACGGCAAGGCGCAGGAGGGCAACTTCCGCGTGACCGATGTTTATCGCAAAGAAGGCGGCGTCTGGAAAGTAATTCATTCACACGTCTCGGTCCCCGTCGATCCGGCGACCGGCAAGCCCGACATGGCGGCCAAGGTCAGCTAG
- a CDS encoding capsule assembly Wzi family protein — protein sequence MSNFLRRLISLKCLLALALASWPAVARASTYVVFIPLDSPVYEELDTLNGLGYLDTWLNEIKPISRVEAARLALEAEGNVEQSAAADPLAQELVRNLRLELHDEVGWLENNVEDQLPSMAYPIQRVETQLLYSRGEQRQWRTSNTAVKSDAGINAEESTPLLPYNDAIQTATGGNEIVRASGWAGYGGFLTAYAEGAAAGPLSRNIKNNSRLQLLGSGGVLSWGNLAISLGTDEMWWGAGHFGPLAQGNAASPFPAGRIQSIHPTLLPGFLRYLGQFRFQGFFGQLNSERYFSHPWIDGQIFSFKPLPNFEFGFTHTIMFGGSHNNNYSTLGFIGRATGFATGSVSSGDTNSRGGIYLKFRIPKLRNLEVYQEILGEDNLTNEVAGIGRFLPFLAVSYQGGFYLPRLTADGLTDFRFEYALLEPNYSTHGDSLYWTYDGQLMGNALGPNATEVDLQIGRWFNVDKKLSNKISLDLFYTEQAPGYGSNYSYPARFYPYTLGKEHSGGLAIDLFHLPAPLGFGRGAASVLSGISGRAGVEYVSDLNYRANSHSVRLLLMLSSTLEPPWHWQGQ from the coding sequence TTGAGCAACTTCCTGCGTCGCCTGATTTCACTCAAATGCTTGCTCGCGTTAGCCCTGGCGAGCTGGCCGGCTGTCGCACGCGCCTCAACCTACGTCGTCTTCATCCCGCTCGACAGCCCGGTCTATGAGGAACTCGACACCCTCAACGGCCTCGGCTACCTCGATACCTGGCTCAACGAAATCAAACCGATTAGCCGAGTCGAGGCCGCGCGCTTAGCGCTCGAAGCCGAAGGCAACGTCGAACAGTCAGCCGCCGCCGATCCGCTCGCACAAGAACTTGTCCGTAACCTGCGTCTCGAATTGCACGATGAAGTCGGCTGGCTCGAGAACAACGTCGAGGATCAACTCCCCTCGATGGCCTATCCGATCCAGCGGGTCGAAACCCAGCTCCTCTACTCGCGCGGCGAGCAACGTCAATGGCGCACCAGTAATACCGCGGTCAAGAGCGACGCCGGCATCAACGCCGAGGAGTCCACCCCCCTGCTGCCCTACAACGACGCCATCCAGACGGCGACCGGCGGCAATGAGATCGTGCGCGCCTCCGGCTGGGCGGGCTACGGCGGCTTTCTCACCGCTTACGCCGAGGGCGCCGCGGCCGGCCCGCTCTCACGCAACATTAAAAACAACAGCCGCCTGCAGCTACTGGGTAGCGGCGGCGTGCTGAGCTGGGGCAACCTCGCGATCTCCCTCGGCACCGACGAGATGTGGTGGGGTGCTGGCCATTTCGGACCGCTGGCGCAGGGCAACGCGGCTTCGCCCTTCCCGGCCGGGCGCATCCAGTCCATCCATCCGACGCTGTTGCCGGGCTTCTTGCGCTATCTGGGACAATTTCGCTTTCAGGGCTTCTTCGGCCAGCTCAACAGCGAGCGCTACTTTTCACATCCCTGGATCGACGGCCAGATCTTCAGCTTCAAGCCGCTGCCGAACTTCGAGTTTGGCTTCACCCATACAATCATGTTTGGTGGCTCGCATAACAATAATTACAGCACCCTCGGCTTCATCGGCCGCGCCACCGGCTTCGCGACCGGCAGCGTGTCGAGCGGCGATACCAACTCGCGCGGCGGTATCTATCTGAAATTCCGAATCCCTAAACTGCGCAATCTGGAGGTCTACCAGGAGATTCTCGGCGAAGACAATCTCACCAACGAAGTCGCCGGCATAGGCCGCTTCCTGCCGTTCCTCGCGGTCTCCTATCAGGGCGGATTCTATCTGCCGCGCCTCACCGCCGATGGCTTGACCGACTTCCGTTTCGAGTATGCCCTGCTCGAGCCGAACTATTCCACCCACGGCGACTCGCTCTACTGGACCTATGACGGCCAACTTATGGGCAACGCCCTCGGCCCCAATGCCACTGAGGTGGATTTGCAGATCGGACGCTGGTTCAATGTCGATAAAAAGCTCTCCAACAAAATTTCCCTCGACCTGTTCTATACCGAACAGGCGCCCGGCTATGGCTCGAACTATTCCTACCCGGCGAGGTTCTATCCCTACACCCTGGGCAAAGAGCATAGCGGCGGCCTCGCGATCGATCTGTTTCATCTGCCGGCGCCGCTAGGCTTCGGCAGAGGCGCGGCCAGTGTGCTCAGCGGAATCTCCGGGCGGGCGGGCGTCGAGTACGTCAGCGATCTGAACTATCGCGCCAATTCGCACTCGGTGCGGCTGCTGCTTATGCTCTCGAGCACGCTCGAGCCGCCGTGGCATTGGCAGGGGCAGTAA
- a CDS encoding cytochrome P450: protein MTLDEVDLKNPDLYLAGVPHELFTRLRRDDPVHWNPEPDGRGFWSITKYDDIVAISKNPAVFSSARAHGGHRIFDENVVGVAGLGAEETAAPMISMDPPEHNRFRRMLSPTFSPLRLKPLEERIHERVCAILDRLGARHECEFVTDIAAELPVQMLAELLGVPQEDRLKLFDWSNSLIAEDDPELRKSPEATARDVAAMIDYSARLWDQRLAHPGNDLISMLVHSQTPDGETMSKEQYLGTFILLVVAGNETTRNSISGGVIALAQFPDERRRLAANSGLMATAAAEIVRYVSPIMHMRRTAIADTELRGKQIRAGDKVILWYPSANRDEEIFTDPFRFNATRAELPQLGFGTGQHYCLGARLAEMQLRLFFTEFLRRYPNAEPVGPIRRMRSNFVAGIKEMPVRLH from the coding sequence ATGACGCTCGACGAAGTTGATCTCAAAAACCCCGACCTCTACCTCGCTGGCGTCCCGCACGAGCTCTTCACGCGCCTGCGCCGCGACGATCCGGTCCACTGGAATCCCGAGCCTGATGGGCGCGGCTTCTGGTCTATTACCAAATACGACGACATCGTCGCGATCTCGAAAAATCCCGCGGTCTTCTCGTCGGCGCGCGCCCATGGCGGCCATCGCATCTTCGACGAGAACGTGGTTGGCGTGGCCGGCCTCGGAGCCGAGGAGACCGCCGCCCCGATGATCAGCATGGATCCGCCGGAGCACAACCGCTTCCGCCGGATGCTCTCGCCGACTTTTTCGCCGCTGCGCCTCAAGCCCCTCGAGGAGCGGATTCACGAGCGCGTCTGCGCCATCCTCGATCGTCTCGGCGCGCGCCACGAGTGCGAGTTTGTCACTGACATTGCTGCCGAGCTGCCGGTCCAGATGCTCGCCGAGTTGCTCGGCGTGCCGCAGGAGGATCGCCTCAAGCTCTTCGACTGGTCCAATTCGCTGATCGCCGAGGACGACCCCGAGCTGCGCAAAAGTCCCGAGGCTACCGCCCGCGACGTCGCCGCGATGATCGACTATTCGGCGCGTCTCTGGGACCAGCGGCTGGCGCATCCGGGCAACGATCTCATCAGTATGCTCGTGCACTCGCAGACCCCCGACGGCGAGACGATGAGCAAGGAGCAGTACCTCGGCACGTTCATCCTGCTGGTCGTCGCCGGCAACGAGACGACGCGCAACTCGATCTCCGGCGGTGTGATCGCGCTGGCGCAGTTCCCCGACGAGCGCCGCAGGCTGGCCGCGAATTCCGGGCTGATGGCCACCGCGGCCGCCGAGATCGTCCGTTACGTCAGCCCCATCATGCACATGCGGCGCACCGCGATCGCGGACACCGAGCTGCGCGGCAAGCAGATCCGCGCCGGCGACAAAGTCATCCTCTGGTACCCCTCGGCCAATCGCGACGAGGAGATTTTCACCGACCCCTTTCGTTTCAACGCCACCCGCGCCGAGCTTCCGCAGCTCGGCTTCGGCACCGGCCAGCACTACTGTCTCGGCGCGCGGCTGGCCGAGATGCAGTTGCGGCTCTTCTTCACCGAGTTCTTGCGACGCTATCCCAACGCTGAACCGGTCGGGCCGATCCGCCGGATGCGCTCGAACTTCGTCGCCGGTATCAAGGAGATGCCCGTCCGCCTGCACTGA
- a CDS encoding SLBB domain-containing protein → MRCTHLTIILAFLAGLALVPGRLAAQTDTGSNPDTNGLEGAQSPQLDEQAARFGVMPSQTAQIKQAIQQNSLTGAQLTAMCAGVSQRHLSPADVESAASSLGISGAQLDQLKQCTKPGAGQPSSASLARPQGANSDNAALNDQTIPRTPGPESSIEASFRRLANPDNQVEPPSPAHLEQFGYSLFSSKVSTFAPVDSAPVSDDYVIGPGDQLNVLMWGRVNQTLHLDVQRDGSLMLPQLGPIQVAGLNFAQAKHLIEDKAGKITGVQVDVTMGRLRSIQVFVIGQVNHPGLFTVSSLSHVSNALVAAGGISKIGSLRRVELRRNNQLIRVIDLYALLMRGDTSADLQLEPRDVIFVPVIGPVVAISGNAKSPGIYELIGGESLQRALALAGGVGAFGYKQRLQVERVQNHERNVALDTSLGRLSSVSLRVQDGDLIKIFGVLPDQDNIVKLKGNARRPGTYQWRAGMTVSDLIANGEGVADHTYFDYALIKRVEGPDRRVHFLPVNLGVALHDGGVDAQDLKLRPRDELTIYSEYDLQDLPAVTVEGTVRRPGRYPLSAGMKLSDLIYEAGGLKEEAYQERAQLVRSYVANGADTQFLYIDVDLRTALEPNSSNDPPLTRGDDLLIQEASNWHLPWRAVVAGQVVRPGPYPIAEGERLSVLLRQCGGFKPNAFPFGAVFVRQSVKQLQQEELDAARTRLQKDVARLSLMPQQAGGKEPTSDALTAIQSVLNQTVSTQAVGRIAINLNSAGQTANSSSDIVLENGDRLDIPAQPISVQVLGEVYNPNAIVYQPGLTVADYLNRAGGPTDEGDADHIYVVQANGDVLTDEGVRQSGKNRFFPLISSGLMGKRLGPGDTIYVPEKLIYVSGLQYATDITQIVANSATGLAVLGILGSSL, encoded by the coding sequence CAATCGCCGCAACTTGACGAGCAGGCGGCGCGCTTCGGTGTGATGCCGAGCCAGACCGCGCAGATCAAGCAGGCCATCCAGCAAAACAGCCTGACCGGCGCACAGCTCACGGCGATGTGCGCCGGCGTCAGTCAACGCCATTTGTCGCCCGCCGATGTCGAATCCGCGGCCTCTTCACTCGGTATCTCGGGGGCGCAACTTGACCAGCTCAAGCAATGCACCAAGCCCGGAGCTGGTCAGCCCTCGTCGGCGTCTCTCGCCAGACCGCAGGGCGCGAACTCCGATAATGCTGCCCTAAATGATCAGACAATCCCGCGGACGCCGGGGCCGGAGTCATCGATCGAGGCCAGCTTCCGCCGTCTCGCCAATCCTGACAATCAGGTTGAGCCGCCGAGTCCGGCGCATCTCGAGCAGTTCGGCTATTCACTCTTCTCGTCTAAAGTCTCGACCTTCGCACCGGTCGACAGCGCGCCCGTGAGCGACGACTATGTGATCGGTCCGGGCGACCAGCTCAACGTCCTGATGTGGGGCCGGGTCAATCAGACCCTCCATCTCGACGTCCAGCGCGACGGCTCGCTGATGTTGCCCCAGCTCGGGCCCATTCAGGTGGCCGGCCTCAATTTCGCCCAGGCCAAACACCTCATCGAGGATAAGGCCGGAAAGATTACCGGGGTTCAGGTTGATGTGACGATGGGCCGGCTGCGCAGCATCCAGGTTTTTGTCATCGGCCAGGTCAACCATCCGGGACTGTTCACCGTAAGTTCCTTGTCGCACGTCTCCAATGCGTTGGTGGCGGCGGGGGGTATCAGTAAGATCGGCAGCCTGCGGCGCGTCGAGTTGCGGCGCAACAATCAACTGATTCGGGTCATCGACCTTTACGCGCTCCTGATGCGCGGTGACACCTCTGCCGACCTCCAGCTCGAGCCGCGCGACGTCATCTTTGTCCCGGTCATCGGCCCGGTCGTCGCGATTTCCGGCAATGCGAAGAGCCCGGGGATTTACGAATTGATCGGCGGTGAAAGCCTGCAACGCGCGCTGGCGCTGGCGGGCGGCGTCGGCGCCTTCGGTTATAAGCAGCGGCTCCAGGTCGAGCGCGTGCAAAACCATGAACGCAACGTCGCGTTGGATACTTCCCTTGGCCGCCTCTCCAGCGTCTCGCTCCGTGTCCAGGATGGCGATCTGATCAAGATTTTCGGCGTGCTCCCCGATCAGGACAACATCGTCAAACTCAAAGGCAACGCGCGGCGGCCCGGAACCTACCAATGGCGCGCGGGAATGACGGTCTCGGATTTGATCGCAAATGGTGAAGGCGTCGCGGATCATACCTATTTTGATTACGCCCTGATCAAGCGCGTCGAGGGCCCGGATCGCCGGGTGCACTTCCTGCCGGTCAACCTTGGGGTGGCTTTGCACGACGGCGGCGTCGATGCGCAGGACCTCAAGCTGCGCCCGCGCGATGAACTGACTATCTACAGCGAATACGACCTGCAGGACCTGCCCGCGGTCACCGTCGAGGGCACCGTGCGCAGACCCGGCCGCTATCCGCTCTCCGCCGGCATGAAGTTGAGCGACCTCATTTATGAAGCTGGCGGGCTCAAGGAGGAGGCCTACCAGGAGCGCGCGCAGTTGGTTCGCTCCTACGTCGCTAACGGTGCGGACACCCAGTTCCTTTACATCGATGTCGATTTGCGTACGGCGCTCGAACCTAACAGCAGCAACGATCCGCCGCTCACGCGCGGCGACGATCTCCTCATCCAGGAGGCCTCGAACTGGCATCTGCCCTGGCGCGCCGTGGTCGCCGGGCAAGTAGTCAGGCCCGGACCGTATCCGATCGCCGAAGGCGAGCGGCTCTCCGTGCTGCTCAGACAGTGCGGCGGCTTCAAACCCAACGCCTTTCCGTTCGGCGCGGTTTTCGTCCGTCAATCGGTCAAACAGTTGCAGCAGGAGGAGCTCGACGCCGCCCGCACGCGACTGCAGAAGGATGTCGCGCGGCTCTCTCTGATGCCGCAACAGGCTGGCGGGAAGGAGCCCACCAGCGACGCCTTGACCGCGATCCAGAGCGTGCTGAACCAGACCGTTAGCACGCAGGCGGTCGGGCGTATCGCGATCAACCTTAATTCTGCCGGGCAGACCGCTAACTCGTCCAGCGACATCGTGCTCGAAAATGGCGACCGCCTGGATATTCCGGCGCAACCGATTTCAGTCCAGGTTCTGGGCGAGGTCTATAACCCCAACGCGATCGTCTATCAGCCCGGCCTCACCGTCGCCGATTATCTGAACCGCGCGGGCGGTCCCACCGATGAGGGCGACGCTGATCACATCTATGTCGTGCAGGCCAACGGCGATGTTCTGACCGACGAGGGTGTCCGTCAGTCCGGCAAAAATCGTTTTTTTCCGCTGATCTCGAGCGGCTTGATGGGCAAGCGGCTCGGTCCCGGCGACACGATCTATGTTCCCGAAAAATTGATCTACGTCAGTGGTCTGCAATATGCCACGGACATCACGCAAATCGTCGCCAACAGCGCGACCGGGCTGGCCGTCCTCGGCATCCTCGGGAGCTCGCTGTAG
- a CDS encoding TIGR03619 family F420-dependent LLM class oxidoreductase, producing the protein MKYGLFGMNMRPCVTPEAIAAVARAAEAAGFDSFWGGEHLALADPHTASSPMPPETVFVDLCATIAFASAHTRTLRFGTGIMLLPLRNPVVLAKQIASVDVISGGRLIFGVGIGNLEFEFEAVGMPFDHKGWRAEEAIAAMRALWSMERAEFRGRYFSFGGVRAEPRPLQNPHPPIIFGGKSAYAFGRTARVGNGWYGYGLDLAAAAICVGGLRAACLRHGRRFDELEINLTPTGELDREQSRRYEDLGVHRLILPPRGRTTTETLGAIADAQRTLLRYV; encoded by the coding sequence ATGAAGTACGGATTGTTCGGGATGAACATGCGGCCGTGCGTGACGCCCGAGGCTATCGCGGCGGTGGCGCGCGCCGCCGAAGCTGCCGGCTTCGACAGTTTCTGGGGCGGCGAACATCTCGCGCTGGCTGATCCACATACCGCCTCGTCGCCGATGCCGCCGGAGACCGTTTTCGTTGATCTCTGCGCCACGATCGCTTTTGCCTCTGCGCATACGCGCACTCTGCGCTTCGGCACCGGCATCATGCTGCTGCCGCTTCGGAATCCGGTCGTGCTCGCGAAGCAAATCGCGTCGGTCGATGTGATCTCTGGCGGTCGGCTGATTTTCGGCGTCGGCATCGGCAACCTCGAATTCGAGTTCGAGGCGGTTGGAATGCCGTTCGATCACAAGGGCTGGCGCGCCGAAGAGGCGATCGCCGCGATGCGGGCGCTATGGTCGATGGAGCGCGCCGAGTTTCGCGGACGTTATTTCTCGTTCGGCGGAGTCCGTGCGGAACCTCGTCCGCTGCAAAATCCGCATCCGCCGATTATCTTCGGCGGTAAGTCCGCCTACGCCTTTGGCCGCACGGCGCGCGTCGGCAACGGCTGGTACGGCTATGGACTCGATCTCGCAGCCGCGGCTATTTGCGTCGGCGGCCTGCGCGCCGCCTGTCTCCGCCACGGCCGCCGTTTCGACGAGCTCGAAATCAATCTCACGCCGACGGGCGAACTCGATCGCGAGCAGTCGCGGCGCTACGAGGATCTCGGAGTTCACCGCCTGATTCTGCCGCCGCGCGGCCGGACGACCACAGAGACCCTCGGCGCGATCGCGGATGCCCAGCGCACGCTGCTCCGTTACGTCTGA
- a CDS encoding amidohydrolase family protein, whose protein sequence is MARIIDADGHIVEPRKLWEEYVEPEFRDRVIQIRRAAGGADEFWVNDERRRAPGDSIVAAVIPGGYLDTERTRTAAWEDILPASWDPHERVKVLDAEGIDVSFLYPSFYLLYGDLEEPRLAVAACRAYNNWMADFCRPHPKRLFGVAAMPLQDVDAAVAEMRRVVKELNYKAVFIRPNPFNHRRLCDPAYDVLWREAQELDIPVAIHSSFGTKMPALGADRYLSDTFAFHMVCHPFEQQAACMDVICGGVLERFPRLRIAFLEAGVGWAGYWLDRMDGHYEKMGPMAPWLKKRPTEYFMENCYLSLDPDERTLAAMCALGLDRNILWGSDFPHFDCTYPGVVKQVERALETLSEEARHNIMTANPVRFYKLDG, encoded by the coding sequence ATGGCCCGTATTATCGACGCCGACGGTCATATCGTCGAGCCGCGCAAGCTCTGGGAAGAGTATGTCGAGCCCGAATTCCGCGACCGCGTAATCCAGATTCGCCGCGCGGCCGGCGGCGCCGACGAGTTCTGGGTCAACGATGAACGCCGCCGCGCGCCCGGGGACTCGATCGTCGCCGCGGTGATTCCCGGCGGCTACCTCGATACCGAACGCACCCGCACTGCGGCCTGGGAGGATATCCTGCCGGCGAGCTGGGACCCTCACGAACGGGTTAAGGTGCTCGACGCCGAAGGCATTGACGTCTCCTTTTTGTATCCTTCATTCTACCTTTTGTATGGCGATCTCGAGGAGCCGCGGCTCGCCGTCGCCGCCTGCCGGGCCTACAACAACTGGATGGCGGATTTCTGCCGCCCCCATCCCAAACGGCTCTTCGGCGTCGCCGCGATGCCGCTGCAGGACGTCGACGCCGCCGTCGCCGAGATGCGCCGCGTGGTCAAGGAACTCAACTACAAGGCGGTCTTCATCCGCCCGAATCCGTTCAATCATCGCCGCCTGTGCGACCCGGCCTACGACGTTTTATGGCGCGAGGCCCAGGAACTTGATATCCCTGTGGCGATCCATTCGAGCTTCGGCACCAAGATGCCCGCGCTCGGGGCCGACCGCTACCTGAGCGACACCTTCGCCTTCCACATGGTCTGCCATCCGTTCGAGCAGCAGGCGGCTTGCATGGACGTCATCTGCGGCGGCGTGCTCGAGCGCTTCCCGCGCTTGCGCATCGCCTTTCTCGAGGCGGGCGTCGGCTGGGCGGGCTATTGGCTCGATCGCATGGACGGTCACTACGAGAAGATGGGTCCGATGGCGCCGTGGCTCAAAAAGCGCCCGACCGAATACTTCATGGAGAATTGTTACCTCTCGCTCGATCCAGACGAGCGCACCCTCGCCGCGATGTGTGCACTCGGGCTCGATCGCAACATTCTCTGGGGCTCCGATTTCCCGCACTTCGATTGCACCTATCCGGGCGTCGTCAAGCAGGTCGAGCGGGCGCTGGAGACGCTGTCGGAGGAGGCGCGTCACAACATCATGACGGCGAACCCGGTCCGCTTTTACAAGCTCGACGGATGA
- a CDS encoding LLM class F420-dependent oxidoreductase has translation MKLGVLAFLTEQSGNPGTLARTAEEVGCESFFVAEHLCLPTNYSTYYPRSKDGKVPEFYARLIDPFVALAIAASATSRIKLGTGICLLPERNVIATAKATASIDFYSGGRLILGVGAGWFPEEAAVMGVDFKRRWRHLRESVEALRLLWSQDNVAYDGEIIKFPPLKLGPKPLQKPGPPILLGAHDPKHALKRVARYADGWCPGGLTVEQARDCIPRIRSMARDFGRDPAKLEFSVLLMGGAPPTADVMKQYAEAGVSRLVIAAAGTVTGDGVAAVRSLAPVVEAAAKTP, from the coding sequence ATGAAGCTCGGGGTGCTGGCGTTTCTGACTGAACAATCGGGGAATCCCGGCACGCTGGCGCGCACGGCCGAAGAAGTGGGCTGCGAATCATTTTTCGTCGCCGAGCATCTATGCCTGCCGACTAACTATTCGACTTACTATCCGCGCTCGAAGGACGGCAAGGTACCCGAGTTCTATGCGCGACTGATCGATCCTTTCGTCGCGCTCGCGATTGCCGCGAGCGCGACGTCACGGATCAAGCTCGGCACCGGTATCTGCCTGCTGCCGGAACGCAATGTGATCGCGACCGCGAAGGCCACCGCCTCGATCGACTTTTACTCCGGCGGGCGGCTGATTCTCGGCGTCGGCGCCGGCTGGTTTCCTGAAGAAGCCGCCGTGATGGGCGTGGATTTCAAACGGCGCTGGCGGCATCTGCGCGAAAGCGTTGAGGCGCTGCGCCTGCTTTGGAGCCAAGACAACGTGGCGTACGACGGCGAGATCATCAAGTTTCCGCCGCTCAAGCTCGGGCCCAAACCGTTGCAGAAGCCCGGACCGCCGATCCTGCTCGGCGCACACGATCCAAAACACGCGCTGAAGCGGGTCGCCCGCTATGCCGACGGCTGGTGCCCCGGCGGGCTGACCGTCGAGCAGGCGCGCGACTGTATCCCGCGCATCCGGAGCATGGCGCGCGACTTCGGACGCGACCCGGCGAAGCTCGAGTTCTCGGTGCTGCTGATGGGCGGCGCCCCGCCAACCGCCGACGTGATGAAGCAGTATGCCGAGGCGGGAGTCAGCCGACTGGTGATCGCAGCGGCGGGCACGGTGACCGGCGACGGCGTCGCGGCGGTCCGCAGCCTCGCGCCGGTGGTCGAGGCTGCCGCCAAAACTCCATAA
- a CDS encoding lytic transglycosylase domain-containing protein — translation MSRIAILAGLMLGASLLACAAMAQPPDRAAARCRIDADRLWFVTAAAADLVGVDPDLLTAIAWVESHNCDRAVSPAGAAGLMQLMPETAARFGVVDTFDPAQSALGAARFLAELEGGANGDRPLPLAHLLAAYNAGPGAVERYGGVPPYAETRHYVRAVLMLYLAGLKSPPPASGTAAPAASSAAPHHASDDEEIFTQLCRIRSARARSQSAAMP, via the coding sequence ATGAGCCGGATAGCGATCTTAGCGGGCCTGATGCTTGGCGCGAGCCTGCTCGCGTGCGCGGCGATGGCGCAGCCGCCGGATCGCGCGGCCGCCAGATGTCGCATCGATGCGGACCGGCTGTGGTTCGTCACCGCCGCCGCCGCGGACCTCGTCGGGGTCGACCCCGACCTCCTCACGGCGATCGCGTGGGTCGAATCGCACAATTGCGACCGCGCGGTTTCCCCGGCCGGCGCCGCGGGCCTGATGCAACTGATGCCTGAAACGGCCGCGCGTTTCGGGGTCGTCGATACTTTTGATCCGGCGCAAAGCGCGCTCGGCGCGGCCAGATTTCTCGCCGAACTTGAGGGCGGCGCGAACGGCGATCGACCGCTCCCTCTCGCGCACCTGCTTGCCGCCTACAATGCCGGTCCGGGCGCCGTCGAGCGCTATGGCGGCGTTCCTCCGTATGCGGAAACCCGGCACTACGTCCGCGCCGTCCTGATGCTCTATCTGGCGGGGCTCAAGTCGCCGCCGCCGGCGTCGGGTACCGCCGCCCCGGCCGCATCTTCGGCGGCGCCCCACCATGCCAGTGACGACGAAGAAATCTTCACGCAACTGTGCCGCATCCGCAGCGCTCGCGCTCGTTCGCAATCGGCAGCGATGCCTTGA
- a CDS encoding trypsin-like peptidase domain-containing protein: MKVQLPLVDDAAHEPQTADSAPDREPDEAATFDAYSQAVMRAAEAVSPSVVNLEVFGAGRAGTESPRGSGSGVVFTPDGYVMTNSHVVHGAARISVTGNDGKRMSATLIGDDPDTDLAVIRVIGNDLPAAQLGDSQRIRVGQLVVAIGNPYGFQCTVTAGVVSALGRSLRARSGRLIDNVVQTDAALNPGNSGGPLVNSLGAVIGINTATIMSAQGLCFAIAINTAKLIAARLIRDGRIVRAYIGIAGHNTELQRRVTRFHQLPASSGVTVAAVEPDSPALRAGLLPGDIVVALAGSPIAGIDDLQRLLTADRIDTRLELVLLRRTEKLTLTIVPDARRSAAEPGRRVRELR; this comes from the coding sequence ATGAAAGTACAACTACCGCTGGTCGATGATGCGGCCCACGAGCCGCAGACCGCCGATTCCGCACCAGACCGCGAGCCTGACGAAGCCGCGACCTTCGACGCCTATTCGCAGGCCGTGATGCGCGCCGCCGAGGCGGTGAGCCCGTCGGTCGTTAATCTCGAAGTCTTCGGCGCCGGCCGCGCCGGCACTGAGAGTCCGCGCGGTAGCGGCTCGGGTGTCGTCTTTACGCCGGACGGCTACGTCATGACCAACAGTCACGTCGTGCACGGCGCGGCGCGGATCAGCGTCACCGGCAACGACGGCAAGCGGATGAGCGCAACGCTGATCGGCGACGATCCCGATACCGACCTCGCGGTAATCCGCGTCATCGGCAACGACCTGCCGGCGGCGCAGCTTGGCGATTCGCAGCGGATTCGCGTCGGCCAACTGGTCGTCGCGATCGGCAATCCCTATGGCTTTCAATGCACTGTCACCGCAGGCGTCGTCAGCGCGCTCGGCCGTTCACTGCGAGCGCGCTCCGGTCGGTTGATCGACAACGTCGTGCAGACCGACGCCGCGCTCAATCCCGGCAACTCGGGCGGACCCCTGGTCAATTCACTCGGCGCGGTGATCGGCATCAACACAGCGACGATCATGTCCGCGCAGGGACTCTGCTTCGCAATCGCGATCAACACCGCGAAGCTCATCGCGGCCCGCCTCATTCGCGATGGCCGCATCGTCCGCGCCTATATCGGCATCGCCGGTCACAACACTGAGTTGCAGCGCCGCGTGACGCGTTTCCATCAACTGCCGGCGAGCAGCGGCGTAACCGTCGCGGCAGTCGAGCCTGACAGCCCAGCGCTACGCGCGGGACTTCTGCCCGGCGATATCGTGGTCGCTCTGGCGGGTAGTCCCATCGCCGGCATTGACGACCTGCAGCGGCTACTCACTGCAGATCGGATCGATACCCGTCTCGAGCTCGTACTGCTGCGCCGCACCGAAAAGCTGACGCTCACGATCGTTCCCGACGCCAGGCGGAGCGCAGCGGAGCCGGGCAGGCGAGTCCGCGAGCTGCGTTAG